From the genome of Streptomyces spinoverrucosus:
GAGGGCGCCGACTTCCACGAGTACATGAACGTCGGCTGGACCTTCCCCGACGGCGCCTATACGGGCCCGTCCAGCAAGCAGGTCGGCAACCTGGACTGCTCGGGCTACACGCGGATGGTGTACGGCTACCACATGGGCGTACCGATGGCCGCCGGCCAGGACACGTCCGGCACCCGGATACCGCGCAAGTCCCGCGACATGGCCGAGTACGCGCCCGGCGTACGCATCGCCCGCACCGACGGCACCAACCCGCCCGCGGCGCCCCTGCTCCAGCCCGGCGACCTGGTCCTCTTCAACGCCGACTCGGGCGACGACACCACGACGGTCACGGTCGACCATGTCGGCATCTACCTCGGCAAGGACACGGCCGGCAAGCGCCGCTTCCTCTCCAGCCGCAAGACAGTCAACGGCCCCACGATGTCCGACCTGGGCGGCGCGTCACTTCTGGACGGCACGGGCCTCTACGCCACCACGCTGCACACGGTCCACCGCCTCTGACCCTGCCGGACCATAAGAGACCACCCAGCTGATCTGTCCGGGCCATCGCCGACGCCGGGAGTCTCACCAGGGCGGCGACGGCGCTCGGGCTCGCACAGCCTGCGTTGAGCGCACAGCTCAAGCGCATCGAACGGGCCTTGGGAGGCGCGTTGTTCGAGCGTGGCCGGCATGGAGTGCGGGCCACGGCGCTCGGCGAGCTGGTGCTGGAGCGGACCCGTGTCGTGCTGCCCGCGGTGACCGAACTGCAGCAGGAGGCGGCGCGGTTCGCCCGCACCCCGCGCGCCACGGCCTGCTTACGGCTGGGCGGCACCCACGGTCCGCTGCTCGGCGCGCTGGTGGACCGGCTGGACCCGGTGTTCGTCATGGTCCCCGAGGGGCATGCCCTCGCCGCCGCGCACGAGGTCGCGCTGGCCGAGCTGGCGGCGGAGGAGTGGGCGTGCGTACCCGGAGACGGGTGCTTCGGGAACTGCTTCACCGCCTCCTGCGCCCGCGCCGGTTACACACCGCGCCGGATGTACGAGACGGACACCTCGTCCGTCGTCCACCTTGTGCAGGTGGGACGGGCGGTGGGGTTGTGCCGGGCGACGTTCCCGACCACGCCGGGGATCGTCACCCGGCCGCTGCGCGGCACGCCGCTGACCTGGCGGCATCTGCTCGGCCGGCATGCGGTGGCGCAGTACACCGATAAGACGGACAACGCCGCCACCGCCGCCACCGTTCTCGCGCAGGCCCGCAGGGCGCACGCGGGCGTGGCGGCGCGCAGCGACAGCTACACCCAGTGGCTGGCGGCGCGGCGCGTGCCCTGACGTTGTTTCCCACAACGTCTTCCACACCGCCCTCCACACGTGCCTTCCCAACGCCTTCCATAACGCCGGGGAGAGGGTCAACCGACGTCTTATGTACGCCTGTTGTGCCTCCCTACGGTTTCGGCACTCCCCACCGAGCGAGACCGAGACCGAGGAGATCCCCATGCTCCAGCGACACACCCGAGCCAGAGCCGCGGGTGCCGCGGTGGCGGCGACGGCCGCCCTGCTCGTGGCCGGGCTCAGCGGCGCCACGAGCGCGCGTGCGGCCGCCTCCGACGTGCCCGCCTCCCCCACCGCCCCCACCGCCCCCTCGGCCGCCGAGACCCTCCGCACCGACGCCGCTTCCCCCGCCCTGCTCCGCGCCATGGAGCGCGACCTCGGCCTGGACCGGCGGCAGGCGGAGCGGCGCCTGGGTGCGCGGCGCCGACTCCGGCACCCTCACCGTGGCGACCACGGACGCCGCCGACGTACCCGCGATCGAGGCGCGAGGCGCCGACGCGACCGTCGTACGCCACTCCCTCGCCGACCTGGACGCCGCCAAGGCCCGCCTGGACCGGGCGGCGGCGCACGAGGACACCACCGACGCGCCGGTCTGGTACGTCGACGTCACCACGAACCGCGTCGTGGTGCAGGCCGTACGCCCGTCCGCCGCCCGCGCCCTGCTGGATGCGGCCGATGTCGACGCCTCCCTCGCCCGGGTCGAGAGGACCACCGAGAGGCCCCGCGCGCTGTACGACCTGCGCGGCGGCGAGGCGTACTACATCAACAACAGCGGGCGCTGCTCGATCGGCTTCCCGGTCACCCGGGGCGGCCGGCAGGGCTACGCCACGGCCGGACACTGCGGCCGGACCGGGGCGAGCACCAGCGGCTACAACCGCGTCACGCAGGGCACCTTCCAGGGCGCGATCTTCCCTGGCCGCGACATGGCGTGGGTGGCGACCAACTCGCAGTGGACGGCGACGCCGTACGTCCGGGGCGCCGGCGGCCAGAACGTCCAGGTCACCGGGTCGACGCGGGCGCCCGTCGGCGCATCCGTGTGCCGCTCCGGCTCGACCACCGGCTGGCACTGCGGCACCATCCAGCAGCACAACACCAGCGTCACCTACCCCGAGGGCACCATCACCGGCGTCACCCGCACCACGGTGTGCGCCGAGCCCGGCGACTCCGGCGGCTCGTACATCTCCGGCAGCCAGGCGCAGGGCGTCACCTCGGGCGGCTCGGGCAACTGCAGCAGCGGCGGTACGACGTTCCACTAGCCGATCAACCCGCTGCTCCAGAACTACGGCCTCACCCTGAAGACGACCATGGACCCCGGCGACCCGGGCGACCCCGGTGACCCGGGCGGCACCTGGGCGCCCGGCACCGTCTACCAGGCGGGCGACACGGTGACGTACGGCGGCGCCGGCTACCGCTGCCTCCAGAGCCACCAGGCCCAGCCGGGCTGGGAGCCGCCGAACGTACCGGCGCTGTGGCAGCGGGTGTGACCCACTGACACCCACGGGAGGTGGGACCGGGCCCGGGTGTGCGCCGACCGGCACCCCGGCCCGGTCGGGTCCTGCCCCGGTCAGCCGTGCTCACGGCTCGCATGGGCGCGGAACACCCGCTCCTCGTGCGGCCCGTAGGCGAGGTCGAAGACGACCAGAACCCCGGTACGGCGGTCCCGCCCCTCGGCTGCGTCCCTCAACTGGACGTCGACTCGCCGGTCCCGGAGCGTTCCAATGACCGCGGGGACCACCGCGACAGCGAGCACGGCGAGGGCGATGACGGCCTGGAGGGCCGTGTCGAAGGCACTGTTCATGGACCCAGCGTCGCCGGGGGCCGACCCGCACGGGAGTGGCAGGACCGACGGACGACATCGAATTCCTGCCAACAGCCGGTAGCTCACCGGGCCCGGTCACGTACGGGTGGCCACCCCGCAGGCGGCCACGTCGCGTGCCTCGTCGGTCAGCGGCCTGCTCCGGTCGTAGGGGTCCTCGGCGGGACCGGTGGGCACAGGTCCGAGAAGGTCGTCCGGGAAGGCCGGGTGCAGGTAGCCGTCGTGGGCGTCGCAGTCGGAGTTGGAGTAGTCCGCCGTGTAGCTCTCGGGCAGGAGTTTGCCCTTGGTGGCCGCCCACCGGCCCGGGTCGGCCATCGTCAGCGTCAGGTCGCGGCGGACGATCGTGCGCGCCACCTGGTCCCCGCCCCCGTGCGCGCGGACCAGCGGGTAGACGAACGTGTAGTCCGCGTGCACCTTCAGCTCGCCCGGCCGCGAGGCGGCGAAGGTCATGTGGCCGCGCACCTTGATCACGTCACCGGCCAGGCGCACCTCGTCCGGGTCGAAGCGGGTGAAGAGCCTGAGGGGATCGTTCTTCCGGGTCGGCTCGCGCAGCGCCCGGCGCAGCTCGGACAGCAGGGCCGACTGCTTGGGCTCCAGCAGGTCCAGTGCCCGTTCGGGCTGCTCGCCGCGCAGCACGGCCGGGTTCATGTTGCCGGCCACCAGGAACTCCTTGGTGTTCCGCAGCGCCAGCTCCACGTCCGCCTCGGTCAGCCCGGCGACGGCCTTCGCCTCCGGCAACTCGATGGCGTCGGCGCCGTCGGCCCAACGCTCGGCGGGCGAGCCGCGGAACGGATGCTCGCGGGTGGGCAGCGCGGCGTCGACCTGGCCGGGGGCGCTGGTGGGCAGCGCGGTCTCGGCGGGCAGCGGGGTCGGGGATGCGGCTGCTTCGGCTTCCCGCCCGGGTATCCGGTCCAGCACCAGCGAGGGCCGTACGGCGACCACGGCCAACGCCACGGCCAGAGTCACGCCGATGACGGACCCGATCTGGCGGCGACGGGTGCGGGTGCGGGTGCCGTTCATCTCCTGCCACGCCGGGCCCGTACGCCAACCCGGCGGGGTGCCGGGCGGCAGGCCCTGCACCTTCCGCTTCCGGCGCGGCCACCTTCCGCCGCCCTGGGCGCGCCGAGCCGCCTCGTCCTGCTCCCGCAGCCGCGCCGCCACCATCCGCGCCCGCGCCGACGGCTCCTTGGGCGCCGGTGCGCCACCGCCTTCGGCGGCCTCGCGCAGGAACGACTCCAGCTGCTCGTCGGATATG
Proteins encoded in this window:
- a CDS encoding LysR family transcriptional regulator, whose product is MADAGSLTRAATALGLAQPALSAQLKRIERALGGALFERGRHGVRATALGELVLERTRVVLPAVTELQQEAARFARTPRATACLRLGGTHGPLLGALVDRLDPVFVMVPEGHALAAAHEVALAELAAEEWACVPGDGCFGNCFTASCARAGYTPRRMYETDTSSVVHLVQVGRAVGLCRATFPTTPGIVTRPLRGTPLTWRHLLGRHAVAQYTDKTDNAATAATVLAQARRAHAGVAARSDSYTQWLAARRVP